In Odontesthes bonariensis isolate fOdoBon6 chromosome 9, fOdoBon6.hap1, whole genome shotgun sequence, the following proteins share a genomic window:
- the LOC142388183 gene encoding bridge-like lipid transfer protein family member 2 isoform X1: MSLVLTSFLLIFLLGIVLFCVIFRWLICTLAVRLFQSALNADLKIKSVGLFSVQGVSIQFHPQHTLEIDRIWISSKLLNQDLPRYLALCVGDTRIRFDLQAPLGPLIKKSHGKKSRKPSVSPTTLHFLSQLLSFHVSSINVMVLNLALSESLWHMTIAGITLLLDHQSKRLAWNFSVGQLTSKVLKSSQLDICLAELALSLLLSGDVSLPEMKPGRLSLSVRTVIAELHEGLFLSQLLLSPVSHKKQDRDVSEGENAEFLQTEAVERFHQLIPHKVNVEFDNTNVTLSMHSQNRHLNWTLKSLKICYGHDSEQLPLKSFTPELSFPQSSLELLLEDGLLLSQSRQRILCLNTLKTVLQVTSIDISGSFVVNTCIIHYRHQEFSHWLNLFPWEQLVHRKETHRKSPLDYLPALLFLRRLPHLDAPVMITSSVSNVNVSVQLGDTTPFALGFISASAELQHLLDLKVERESSDTQNLHQRASLSLDNFWWRVGQGSHIQQAPHPPGKHVWGEALILDSLSLQGSFNRPHEESSSQSPSLSMESNLKGLQVELSETCALCLSRLLSLMNVTRDTEPQLSDGAAASPSSDKTVQPISSSQLHLLFKMDCCLEDVNVFTLSNVAGAVALRMDTVRVLSSAESSRVSLQGLSLCALTTVTENMETCCPASQTPNPVLQLTTITIWYHITTHTLQVECEEQFTVEWTPSDHMILYQHVTEAEACWCMLCGETVKDKPVTSLDSEAVSGQSRGLSIRVEMGSTRLTAHVSEQNYILLHTDSLTVAKHTDSMHIHSPLLVFNFDGNNIVSFNGLDVEMNSELTEMHLQRDSFPFLTTPHNLVWVFTCPSVAVEFPYQYNFSNTFDMAISVQKWLKTLHSPSKPSAAQSLPPDFVFKISQFSFVFLDDMFEIKLRDNYELMKDESKESAKRLQLLDKKVADLRKQHGELLPARKIEELYSSLEKKHIEIYIQRSRRLYANTPMRKSLLTWTVSDLELVVLADQCLHGPERVREQLRDIDRVSPFPRDGLPLVVQWCRAFQFKLSAFLVRIRDYPRYLFEIREWELSGRLIGTEQDGQARAHRKMTIPLGSPWGDVTVHRNMPPLKFYYDVKSNISLYTIVWGPCWDPAWTLIGQSVDLLTKPTVDPSPPLAWWDKSRLLLHGRWVMNIDHANLHQLATEDPYNTTENLHWEWNKLNFDWNPGQFVFKGNLDVNVRTASKYDDICFLHLPNLCMTLDLQWLCHGNPHDHHAVMLCCAENIGDVTSGQPHDSYRAFRSENLNLSITMDLNQLCGTEPSQPRILLYSSTLRWMQNFWATWTSVSRPICRGTLFHSLRPVRKKLGQHYKQMSYTAAFPQLQVHYWASFAQQRGIQVECNKGHVFTRGAQRLIPQAGTVMRRLISEWNVTQMVSELSQVTVHLMASTWDETADHQMNAQVKKTHLLSLSSLSYQRQSIRMEEEVNSKDETNASYTHKLRLVDLRASWTTTNRNIAFGLYDGYKKASVLKRNLSTEALKGLRIDTQLQTKKLKRSPSNYSPTTTPATRVVPIVNRAEKSHHEGTSMLQKLIEETDKFVVFSEEDSGVSDQLCGIAACQTDDVYNRNWFIELVNCQMMLRGTETAGCVLVSAAKAQLLQCEHHPAWYNDTLKQKTTWTCLLDGMQYFATMELNPSEQEDRQLWLEVKNIEEHRQRNLDSVLELMESGQAVGGMVSTTTDWNQPAQVNESQQVQRIISRCSCRMHYISYSHDINPELATQIKPPELRDNHEKEDLLKKQAGAVDTFTLIHHDLEISTNPVQYAMILDIVNNLLLHVEPRRKEHSEKKQRVRFQLEISSNPEEQRSSILHLQEAVRQHLAQIRRLEKQIYSNIRAQMEELIGDEMMEINFRLQNQLNQEKNDMQMKSEELNILIRCFKDFQLQRANKLELRKPPEDVSVVRRTEIYFAQARWCLTEEDGQLGIAELELQRFMYSKLNKSDDTAEHLLELGWFTMNNLLPNAAYKVVLRPQSNCQSGRQFALRIFSKVRPPVGGISVKEHFEVNVVPLTIQLMYQFFKRMMGFFFPGRNVEEEEVADEEDKFRLVTTGIPVKPRPLSEDTMGAMGPSKSVTQGLNRSAGVRRSFRKPPEHPVDDIDKMKERAAMNNSFIYIKIPQVPLCVSYKGEKSSVDWKDLNLVLPCLEYHNNTWTWLDFAMAVKRDSRKALVAQMIKEKLRLKPASGSDVRGKVSEGKSDNSLQQQEEDEKARLLIGLSTADKSSGKKSIFSRRK; the protein is encoded by the exons ATGTCTCTCGTATTGACATCCTTCCTTCTCATTTTTCTGCTGGggattgtgttgttttgtgtcattttcag ATGGCTCATCTGCACCCTGGCCGTGCGACTTTTCCAGTCTGCACTGAATGCTGATCTCAAGATCAAATCAGTCGGGCTGTTTTCTGTCCAAGGAGTTAGTATCCAGTTTCACCCCCAACATACTCTG GAAATTGACAGAATATGGATTTCAAGTAAACTCCTAAATCAAGATTTACC GAGATATCTGGCATTGTGCGTTGGTGACACTCGAATTAGGTTTGACTTGCAAGCCCCTCTGGGACCGCTGATAAAGAAGAGCCATGGAAAGAAGTCAAGGAAGCCTTCAGTCAGCCCCACAACGCTCCACTTTCTGTCACAA CTGCTGTCATTCCATGTCAGCTCAATCAATGTGATGGTGTTAAACCTGGCGCTGTCAGAATCGCTGTGGCACATGACCATCGCAGGTATCACCTTGTTACTTGACCACCAGAGTAAAAG ATTGGCGTGGAACTTCTCCGTTGGGCAGCTAACCAGTAAAGTGCTCAAAAGCAGCCAGTTG GACATATGTTTGGCAGAATTGGCCCTGAGCCTGCTGCTGTCTGGGGATGTGAGTCTACCAGAGATGAAGCCAGGTCGTTTGTCCCTGAGCGTGAGGACGGTTATAGCAGAGCTGCACGAGGGGCTGTTCCTCAGCCAACTCCTGCTGTCCCCCGTCTCCCACAAGAAGCAAGATCGTGATGTATCTG AGGGTGAAAACGCTGAATTCCTCCAGACTGAGGCCGTTGAACGGTTTCATCAGCTGATTCCACACAAAGTCAATGTGGAATTTGATAATACAAATGTAACCCTGTCCATGCACAGCCAGAACCG ACACCTGAACTGGACTCTGAAGTCTTTAAAGATCTGCTATGGACATGACAGTGAGCAGCTTCCTCTGAAAAGCTTCACTCCTGAGCTGAGCTTCCCTCAGAGCAGCCTGGAGCTCCTTCTTGAGG ATGGACTTCTTCTTTCTCAGAGCAGGCAGAGAATCCTTTGTCTGAACACTCTCAAGACAGTTCTGCAG GTTACATCAATTGACATCTCAGGATCATTCGTTGTCAACACTTGCATCATCCACTACCGTCACCAGGAGTTCTCCCATTGGTTAAATCTGTTTCCATGGGAACAGCTAGTCCACAGGAAGGAAACACACAGGAAAAG TCCATTAGATTATTTGCCCGCCCTCCTTTTCCTCAGGCGCCTCCCTCACCTGGATGCTCCAGTGATGATCACATCCTCTGTGTCCAACGTCAATGTGTCTGTTCAGCTAGGAGACACCACACCTTTTGCTCTTGGCTTCATTTCTGCTAGTGCAG AACTGCAGCATTTACTCGACCTTAAAGTTGAAAGAGAGAGTTCAGATACCCAGAATCTGCACCAACGGGCTTCATTGTCCCTGGACAACTTCTGGTGGAGAGTTGGACAGGGGTCTCATATCCAACAGGCACCCCACCCTCCTGGTAAACATGTGTGGGGTGAAGCACTAATTCTAGACTCCCTCAGTCTTCAG GGGAGTTTCAACCGACCCCATGAGGAGTCAAGCAGCCAGTCTCCAAGTCTGAGCATGGAGTCCAATCTGAAGGGCCTTCAAGTGGAGCTTTCAGAGACCTGCGCTCTGTGTCTGTCCCGCCTGCTGTCCCTCATGAATGTTACTCGTGACACGGAGCCACAGCTGTCAGATGGAGCAGCAGCGTCTCCCTCCAGTGACAAAACTGTCCAGCCGATCTCCTCCTCACAGCTGCACCTGCTCTTTAAGATGGACTGCTGTCTGGAGGATGTGAATGTCTTCACACTCTCTAACGTGGCAG GAGCTGTGGCTTTGAGGATGGACACTGTCAGAGTCCTGAGCTCTGCTGAGAGCTCCAGAGTGTCTTTACAGGGGTTGAGCTTGTGTGCTCTTACGACTGTCACAGAGAACATGGAAACATGTtgccctgcctcccaaacccCCAACCCTGTCCTCCAGCTCACCACAATAACCATCTGGTACCATATCACCACCCACACCTTACAG GTTGAGTGTGAAGAGCAGTTTACTGTCGAGTGGACGCCATCAGACCACATGATCTTATATCAGCACGTGACTGAAGCTGAGGCTTGTTGGTGTATGCTTTGTGGAGAGACGGTAAAGGACAAGCCCGTCACATCATTGGACAGTGAAGCTGTGTCCGGTCAGAGCAGAGGCCTGTCTATCCGAGTTGAAATGGGCTCTACTCGTTTAACAGCCCACGTCAGTGAGCAAAACTACATTTTGCTGCACACCGACTCCCTCACAGTCGCAAAGCACACTGATTCCATGCACATACACTCCCCTTTGCTTGTCTTCAACTTTGACGGCAACAACATTGTCTCATTTAACGGATTAGATGTTGAGATGAATTCTGAGCTGACTGAGATGCACCTGCAAAGAGACTCATTCCCCTTCCTCACCACTCCTCACAACCTTGTCTGGGTCTTCACTTGCCCGTCTGTGGCAGTCGAGTTCCCCTACCAATACAATTTCTCGAACACTTTTGACATGGCCATTAGCGTGCAGAAGTGGTTGAAAACTCTCCATTCTCCCAGCAAGCCATCTGCAGCCCAAAGTCTGCCTCCTGACTTTGTTTTCAAAATCAGCCAATTCTCATTTGTCTTCTTGGATGACATGTTTGAAATCAAGCTGCGAGACAACTATGAGCTGATGAAAGATGAAAGCAAAGAAAGCGCGAAGCGCCTGCAGCTTCTGGATAAGAAGGTGGCAGATCTGCGAAAGCAGCATGGAGAACTTCTGCCTGCCAGAAAGATAGAAGAGCTTTACAGTTCACTGGAGAAAAAGCACATTGAGATCTACATCCAGCGCTCACGGCGCCTCTATGCAAACACTCCCATGAGGAAGTCTCTGCTGACCTGGACTGTGTCAGACTTGGAGCTTGTGGTTCTGGCTGATCAATGTCTTCATGGGCCAGAGAGAGTCAGAGAGCAGCTGAGAGACATTGACCGGGTCAGTCCTTTCCCCAGAGATGGACTCCCTCTGGTAGTCCAGTGGTGTCGCGCTTTCCAGTTCAAACTGTCTGCATTTCTGG TGAGGATTCGTGATTACCCTCGTTACCTCTTTGAGATCCGAGAATGGGAATTGTCGGGGCGTCTGATTGGGACGGAGCAGGACGGACAGGCAAGAGCTCATCGCAAAATGACCATCCCACTTGGTTCCCCTTGGGGAGATGTAACAGTCCACAGAAATATGCCACCACTCAAGTTCTACTATGACGTTAAAT CCAACATCTCTCTGTACACCATTGTGTGGGGGCCTTGTTGGGACCCTGCCTGGACTCTGATTGGGCAGTCGGTCGACCTGTTGACCAAACCCACAGTTGATCCTTCACCTCCTCTGGCCTGGTGGGACAAAAGCCGTCTCCTTCTACACGGACGCTGGGTCATGAACATCGATCATGCAAATCTGCATCAGCTGGCTACAGAG GACCCCTACAACACTACAGAAAACTTGCACTGGGAATGGAACaagctgaactttgactggaACCCTGggcagtttgtttttaaagggaATTTGGATGTAAATGTCAGGACAGCATCAAA GTATGACGATATCTGttttctacaccttcccaacCTGTGTATGACCCTTGACCTCCAATGGCTCTGCCATGGCAACCCCCATGACCACCATGCTGTGATGCTCTGCTGTGCAGAGAACATTGGAGATGTGACTTCAGGACAGCCTCACGACTCTTACAGAGCCTTTCGCTCTGAGAATCTCAACCTCTCCATCACCATGGATCTTAACCAGCTTTGTGGCACTG AACCTTCCCAGCCCAGAATCCTGCTGTACAGCAGTACTCTGCGCTGGATGCAGAACTTCTGGGCCACCTGGACGAGTGTATCTCGACCAATCTGCAGAGGCACGCTCTTCCACAGCCTCAGGCCGGTCCGCAAGAAGCTTGGTCAGCACTACAAACAGATGTCTTACACAGCCGCTTTCCCTCAACTACAA GTGCATTACTGGGCCTCCTTCGCCCAGCAGAGAGGAATCCAAGTGGAGTGCAACAAAGGTCACGTCTTTACTCGTGGGGCGCAGAGACTTATTCCACAGG CTGGTACTGTGATGAGGAGGCTGATTTCTGAATGGAATGTGACTCAGATGGTGAGTGAACTCTCTCAGGTGACAGTTCACCTGATGGCCTCCACCTGGGATGAGACAGCTGACCACCAGATGAATGCTCAGGTGAAGAAGACTCATCTGCTCAGCCTGTCATCCCTTAGCTACCAGAGACAGAGCATCCGCATGGAGGAG GAAGTGAACTCTAAGGATGAAACTAATGCCTCTTACACTCACAAACTGCGCCTGGTGGACCTTCGTGCTTCCTGGACAACCACGAACAGAAACATAGCCTTCGGGCTGTATGACGGTTATAAAAAAGCATCTGTACTGAAGAGGAATCTCTCCACCGAAGCATTGAAGGGTCTGAGGATCGACACACAGCTGCAGACCAAGAAGCTCAAACGCTCTCCTTCCAACTACTCCCCTACTACCACTCCTGCCACACGAGTCGTGCCCATTGTCAATCGAGCCGAAAAAAGTCACCATGAAG GGACATCGATGCTGCAGAAGCTGATTGAGGAAACAGACAAGTTTGTGGTGTTTTCTGAGGAGGACTCCGGCGTGAGCGACCAGCTGTGCGGCATCGCAGCCTGCCAGACCGATGATGTGTATAACCGCAACTGGTTTATTGAATTGGTCAACTGTCAG ATGATGCTGCGTGGCACAGAGACAGCGGGCTGCGTGCTGGTGTCCGCAGCTAAAGCTCAGCTGCTGCAGTGTGAGCACCACCCTGCCTGGTACAACGACACGCTGAAGCAGAAGACCACGTGGACGTGTCTGCTGGATGGCATGCAGTACTTTGCCACCATGGAGCTCAACCCTTCCGAGCAGGAGGACAGGCAGCTGTGGCTGGAG GTAAAAAACATAGAGGAGCACAGGCAGCGTAACCTGGACTCAGTGCTGGAGCTGATGGAGAGTGGCCAGGCGGTAGGAGGAATGGTTAGCACTACAACAG ATTGGAACCAGCCTGCCCAGGTGAATGAGTCTCAGCAGGTTCAGCGTATCATCTCACGCTGCAGCTGCCGGATGCACTACATCAGTTACAGTCATGATATCAACCCAGAGCTGGCCACACAGATCAAACCTCCAGAGCTGAGGGACAACCACGAGAAAGAGGACCTGCTGAAAAAACAGGCTG ggGCTGTGGACACTTTCACTCTCATCCACCATGACCTCGAGATATCAACTAACCCTGTTCAATACGCCATGATCCTGGACATTGTCAACAACCTGTTATTACACGTGGAGCCCAGACGAAAG GAGCACAGTGAGAAAAAGCAGCGTGTGCGCTTCCAGTTGGAAATTTCCAGCAACCCCGAGGAGCAGCGCAGCAGCATCTTGCATCTGCAGGAGGCGGTCAGGCAACACCTCGCTCAGATTAGACGTCTCGAGAAACAGATTTACTCCAACATTAGG GCTCAAATGGAGGAGCTAATCGGAGACGAGATGATGGAGATTAACTTTAGATTGCAGAACCAGCTGAACCAGGAGAAGAACGACATGCAGATGAAGAGTGAAGAGCTCAACATCCTCATCAG GTGCTTTAAAGATTTCCAGCTGCAGCGGGCAAACAAGCTGGAGCTGCGTAAGCCTCCAGAGGATGTGAGCGTGGTGAGGAGGACAGAGATCTACTTTGCGCAGGCCCGCTGGTGTTTGACCGAAGAGGACGGACAGCTTGGTATCGCTGAGCtagagctgcagagattcatGTACAGTAAG CTGAACAAGTCTGACGACACAGCAGAACATCTTTTGGAGCTTGGGTGGTTCACAATGAACAACCTGCTGCCAAATGCAGCTTACAAG GTTGTGCTTCGTCCTCAGAGTAACTGCCAGTCAGGACGCCAGTTTGCTCTGCGTATCTTCAGCAAAGTGCGCCCCCCTGTGGGAGGGATCTCTGTGAAGGAACACTTTGAG GTGAACGTGGTGCCTCTCACCATCCAGCTCATGTACCAGTTCTTCAAACGCATGATGGGATTTTTCTTCCCAGGAAGAAATGTCGAAGAAGAGGAGGTCGCTGATGAGGAGGACAAGTTTAGATTGGTTACTACTG GTATCCCTGTGAAGCCCCGGCCGTTGTCAGAAGACACCATGGGTGCTATGGGCCCCAGTAAAAGTGTCACCCAAGGACTGAACCGCAGTGCCGGGGTCAGGAGGTCATTCAGGAAACCTCCAGAG CATCCCGTTGATGACATCGATAAGATGAAGGAGCGAGCTGCTATGAATAACTCCTTCATCTACATCAAGATTCCCCAAGTGCCTTTATGTGTCAGCTACAAG GGAGAAAAGAGCAGTGTGGACTGGAAAGACCTGAACCTGGTCCTGCCTTGTTTGGAGTACCATAACAATACGTGGACGTGGCTCGACTTTGCCATGGCTGTGAAAAGGGACAGCCGCAAAGCACTCGTCGCTCAG ATGATAAAGGAGAAGCTGCGTCTGAAGCCGGCTTCGGGCTCAGACGTGCGGGGGAAAGTGTCTGAAGGGAAGTCGGACAACagcctgcagcagcaggaggaagatgAAAAGGCACGACTCCTCATCGGCCTCAGCACCGCAGACAAGAGCTCCGGCAAGAAGAGCATCTTCAGTCGACGCAAGTGA